A single Vanacampus margaritifer isolate UIUO_Vmar chromosome 14, RoL_Vmar_1.0, whole genome shotgun sequence DNA region contains:
- the ntmt1 gene encoding N-terminal Xaa-Pro-Lys N-methyltransferase 1, with product MSGMGDTSGETNFYSNAEGYWKEVPPTVDGMLGGYGKISSIDINGSKAFLRKFLGEGEGKTSAGCALDCGAGIGRISKRLLLPLFKTVDLVDVTQEFLDKAKTYLGEDGKRVGNYFCSGLQDFIPETGRYDVIWIQWVIGHLTDNHLVEFLRRCQKALRLNGLIVIKDNVSYEGVVPDKVDSSVCRDLQIVRSLVSTAGLRVVYEEQQVNFPKEIYQVHSLALR from the exons ATGAG TGGGATGGGTGACACATCAGGAGAGACAAACTTCTACTCCAATGCTGAGGGCTACTGGAAAGAGGTTCCGCCCACTGTGGACGGCATGCTGGGAGGCTACGGGAAGATCTCCAGCATCGATATAAATGGATCCAAGGCTTTCCTTCGCAAATTCCTCGga GAAGGAGAGGGCAAGACAAGCGCAGGCTGCGCTCTGGACTGCGGCGCGGGTATCGGGAGGATCTCCAAGCGTCTGCTGCTGCCACTCTTCAAGACAGTGGACCTCGTGGATGTGACGCAGGAGTTCCTGGACAAAGCTAAAACGTACCTGGGAGAGGATGGGAAGAGGGTGGGCAACTACTTCTGTAGTGGCCTGCAGGACTTTATACCAGAGACTGGACGCTATGACGTCATCTGGATACAGTGGGTCATTG GCCACCTGACCGACAACCACCTGGTGGAGTTCTTGCGGCGCTGCCAAAAAGCCTTGCGGCTCAACGGCCTCATCGTCATCAAGGACAATGTTTCATATGAAGGGGTGGTCCCGGATAAGGTGGACAGCAGCGTGTGTCGAGACCTGCAAATAGTCCGCAGTCTGGTGAGCACAGCAGGTCTAAGAGTCGTCTACGAGGAGCAACAAGTTAACTTTCCAAAGGAGATCTACCAAGTCCACAGTCTGGCTCTCCGCTAA